A stretch of Procambarus clarkii isolate CNS0578487 chromosome 20, FALCON_Pclarkii_2.0, whole genome shotgun sequence DNA encodes these proteins:
- the LOC138366739 gene encoding nucleolar and coiled-body phosphoprotein 1-like encodes MTPKRPRVRVVYSPVGRDPWGNWQSDPTVTRSGDDGRQVPLATRKWLLQQEPPATRKCLLQPEIASYNKKVPLATRKSLLQQESASCNQESASCNKKVPPATKKVPPATRKCLLQPRKCLLQQESASCNQESASCNKKVPPATKKVPPATRKCLLQPRKCLLQQESASCNQESASCNKKVPPATKKVPPATKKVPPATRKCLLQPRKCLLQQESASCNKCLLQQESASCNQESASCNKKVPPATRKCLLQQVPPATRKYLLQPRKCLLQRESTSCNKCLLQPESTSCNQESASCNEKVPLATSASCNQKVPPATRKYLLQPRKCLLQPESASCNQESASCNKKVPPATRKCLLQQESASCNKCLLQPESTSCNQESASCNEKVPLATSASCNQKVPPATKKVPPATRKCLLQQVPPATRKCLLQPESTSCNHESASCNQKVPPATKKVPPATRKCLLQQESASCNKCLLQPESTSCNQESASCNEKVPLATSASCNQKVPPATKKVPPATRKCLLQQVPPATRKCLLQPESTSCNQESASCNQKVPPATKKVIPATKKVPPATKKVPPATKKVPPATRKCLLQPESASCNKKVPPATKKVPPATKKVPPATRKCLLQPESASCNRG; translated from the coding sequence CAGTCACTCGGTCTGGGGATGACGGCAGGCAAGTGCCTCTTGCAACCAGAAAGTGGCTCTTGCAACAAGAGCCTCCTGCAACAAGGAAGTGCCTCTTGCAACCAGAAATTGCTTCCTACAACAAGAAAGTGCCTCTTGCAACCAGAAAAAGCCTCCTGCAACAAGAAAGTGCCTCCTGCAACCAAGAAAGTGCCTCCTGCAACAAGAAAGTGCCTCCTGCAACCAAGAAAGTGCCTCCTGCAACAAGAAAGTGCCTCCTGCAACCAAGAAAGTGCCTCCTGCAACAAGAAAGTGCCTCCTGCAACCAAGAAAGTGCCTCCTGCAACAAGAAAGTGCCTCCTGCAACCAAGAAAGTGCCTCCTGCAACAAGAAAGTGCCTCCTGCAACCAAGAAAGTGCCTCCTGCAACAAGAAAGTGCCTCCTGCAACCAAGAAAGTGCCTCCTGCAACAAGAAAGTGCCTCCTGCAACCAAGAAAGTGCCTCCTGCAACCAAGAAAGTGCCTCCTGCAACAAGAAAGTGCCTCCTGCAACCAAGAAAGTGCCTCCTGCAACAAGAAAGTGCATCTTGCAACAAGTGCCTCCTGCAACAAGAAAGTGCCTCCTGCAACCAAGAAAGTGCCTCCTGCAACAAGAAAGTGCCTCCTGCAACAAGAAAGTGCCTCTTGCAACAAGTGCCTCCTGCAACCAGAAAGTACCTCCTGCAACCAAGAAAGTGCCTCCTGCAACGAGAAAGTACCTCTTGCAACAAGTGCCTCCTGCAACCAGAAAGTACCTCCTGCAACCAAGAAAGTGCCTCCTGCAACGAGAAAGTGCCTCTTGCAACAAGTGCCTCCTGCAACCAGAAAGTGCCTCCTGCAACCAGAAAGTACCTCCTGCAACCAAGAAAGTGCCTCCTGCAACCAGAAAGTGCCTCCTGCAACCAAGAAAGTGCCTCCTGCAACAAGAAAGTGCCTCCTGCAACAAGAAAGTGCCTCCTGCAACAAGAAAGTGCCTCTTGCAACAAGTGCCTCCTGCAACCAGAAAGTACCTCCTGCAACCAAGAAAGTGCCTCCTGCAACGAGAAAGTACCTCTTGCAACAAGTGCCTCCTGCAACCAGAAAGTACCTCCTGCAACCAAGAAAGTGCCTCCTGCAACGAGAAAGTGCCTCTTGCAACAAGTGCCTCCTGCAACCAGAAAGTGCCTCCTGCAACCAGAAAGTACCTCCTGCAACCACGAAAGTGCCTCCTGCAACCAGAAAGTGCCTCCTGCAACCAAGAAAGTGCCTCCTGCAACAAGAAAGTGCCTCCTGCAACAAGAAAGTGCCTCTTGCAACAAGTGCCTCCTGCAACCAGAAAGTACCTCCTGCAACCAAGAAAGTGCCTCCTGCAACGAGAAAGTGCCTCTTGCAACAAGTGCCTCCTGCAACCAGAAAGTACCTCCTGCAACCAAGAAAGTGCCTCCTGCAACGAGAAAGTGCCTCTTGCAACAAGTGCCTCCTGCAACCAGAAAGTGCCTCCTGCAACCAGAAAGTACCTCCTGCAACCAAGAAAGTGCCTCCTGCAACCAGAAAGTGCCTCCTGCAACCAAGAAAGTGATTCCTGCAACCAAGAAAGTGCCTCCTGCAACCAAGAAAGTGCCTCCTGCAACCAAGAAAGTGCCTCCTGCAACCAGAAAGTGCCTCCTGCAACCAGAAAGTGCCTCCTGCAACAAGAAAGTGCCTCCTGCAACCAAGAAAGTACCTCCTGCAACCAAGAAAGTGCCTCCTGCAACGAGAAAGTGCCTCCTGCAACCAGAAAGTGCCTCCTGCAACAGGGGGTAA